The genomic stretch GAGAGACAAACTTGATCCTAGAGCAAGAAAATGCCTTTTCTTGGGGTATAAAACTGGCACTAAAGGATATGTCCTATATGATTTACAAACTCACAACGTTTTCATCTCTAGACATgtattttatgaaaatatttttccTTACTAAAATTCTGCATCTAAATCTGTTGAGAATATAACTTTTAATGATGATAATTATACCTCCTTTGATGATACCTTCTTGGTTTCCCACATACCTTCCCCACCCCCTCCTACTAATAATATTTTTGCAGCTAGTCCTCACATATTTGATACTTTCCATTCATAATCATGTGGCAGAATCAACACCCCTTATAAAACAACCTTTAAGAAAAATCCTCTCGGGTTTCTTAAACCCCCTGTTTATTTACAAAATTTCCATTGTTTTAATGCAACCACTAATGTTTCATACCCTTTATCTAAGTGCACCTCTTATAACAATCTGTCTAGATCTCATTTATCTTTTATTTCTGCTATCACTATTAATCAAGAGCCCCGTACCTATAAGCAGGCTGCTCATATTTCACATTAGCAGGCTGCTCATATTTCACATTAGCAGTCTGCTATGAACAATGAGCTTCAAGCTCTACAGATTAATAAAACTTGGATCATAACTGATCTACCTCCAGGTAAGAAACCCATTGGATCTAAGTGGGTATACAAGATTAAATACCATGCCAATGGGACTATAGAACGTTAACTTAGTCGCCAATGGGACTATAGAACGTTAACTTAGTCGCCAAAGGTTATATTGAAGTCAAAGGTATTGATTTCTTTGACAAGTATTCTCCTATTGCAAAATTGACAACTATTAGATGCTTTTAGCCATAGCTTCTACTCAAAACTGGTATTTGCACCAACTTAACGTTCATAACGTGTTTTTACACGGTGATTTGGAAGAAAAAGTCTACAGGATTTTATCTCTTGGACTTCCTTCTTCCAAACCAAACCAAGTGTGCAAATTAACCATATGGCTTAAAACAATCTAGTAGACAATGGTTCTCCAAATTAACCAATGCCTTAAACAGTAAGAAATATATTAAATCATCATCTGATCCTTCTCTTTTCATCAAACATTCTAAAGATTCCTTTACTGCCCTGCTTGTTTATGTCGATGATCTTGTATTAACTGGTAACGATGTAACTGAAATAAATTCTATTAAATCATTTATGGATCAGACTTTTAAAATAAAAGATCTAGGACATTTAAAATATTTTGTAGGCCTCGAGATCTCTCGATCCCAGGCTGGAATTCGTATATGTCAACGTAAATATACTTTGGATCTTCTGTCTGACGCAAGTTTGATCGGTGCCAAGCCTCTCTCTTCTCCCATGCAGCGCAATACAAGACTACACCAAGATTCTGGAAACCGATGACAGATCCTGCACTCTACAGACATCTTGTTGGACAACTTATCTATCTCACCAACACACGGCCAGATATCTCTTACTCAGTCCAACAACTAAGTCAATTTATACAAAAACTCACAACAACACATTTTGAAGCAGCATTCAGAGTAGTACCATACATCAAGTCTGTTTCAGCCCTTGGTCTCTTTTACCTTGCTTCTTCTCCTCTTCAAATAAAAGCCTTCTGTGATTCAGATTGGGCCACATGCCCGGATACTCGGCGATCAACTACAGGATACTGTATTTTCATCAGGGGGATTCCGTCATGTCTTGGAAATCCAAGAGATAGGCTATTGTTTCTAAATCATCAACTGAAGCCGAATACCGTGCCATGGCAACCACAGTCTGCGAAATCCAGTGGCTCTGCTTTCTCCGGTAAGATTTCAACTTGGACTTCATATCTCCTACTCAACTATATTGTGATAGCCAATCTACCTGACACATTGCAACAAACACATCCTTCCATGAAAGAACATGAGCTCGACTGCCACATTGTTCGCGAAAAGCTTCAACAAAAATTATTTCATCTCCTCCCTATTTCCACGAAGCAGCAATTAGCGGATCTGCTCACTAAATCTCTTGATCCTCTTCCCCTTTCTACTTATGTTTCTAAATTGGACCTAAAAGATATTTACTCCGCAGTTTAAGAGGGGCTATTAGTATGATAAATAGGATTATTGTAATCATGATAATAGAGATGACACCTTTTGTTATTGGGGCTTGTAATCCCTATGTATAGTTGGGCCAGGTATTGAGTCGGGTATTAGAATtgcaattttgtcaaaattacccctaaaTAATTATTACaaagtaaaatgaatgtaataaataattaaggatattatagataaaagaagaattattgttCGGAAGTGACTATCACTATACGTGTAACAAGTCAAAAAAAAAATGACATTAAAAAGGAACaggaacggagggagtatatTTTCATCTCTAAGCTATTTCTTTCTCTATTGCTAATGGCCCAGGCAACATGAAATTTTTTCAATACTACTACATTTAGTTATTTCAAATTAAGATAGAGAAAAAAAAAACCAAACCTGAAGCTGCAAGAGCAAGACCCTCAACAAGAATAACAGAACCAAAACCAAGCCATGCAAGAATAAAGGCGTTTTCATAAGCACCCTGTTCCTGTTGAACCGGTTCTGGTTCCGAAACCAAAGCGGGTTTTTCAACTGGATTACGACGAATTATCGAAGCTCTTTCTCTTTGTCCCTTCTGCTTCCTTTTAGTGTTTTGCTTCCTTTTAGTGTTCACATTAGACGGACCAAAACCCACCCCGGATTTTTTGGGAATTGAATCGGACGGTTCAGATTGCTTTTCAGATCTAACTGTGAGGATGGGAGAGAACGAATGATGATAGATTTTGGTGGTGAAATAAGTTGCGAATTGCGTTTGAAGCGCCATTTTTGTTGTTGTTGGAGTTTGGCCCTCGGTTTCACCACATAGTATCTTTTTCTTCTGATGATGATAATGATAACAATTTCTATCTTTTCTTTTGTATTTACATGTTTTATTTGTTTATCTATGTTTTGTTTAATTCTTTAGTGTTTGGCTAactaatattttttatttttaaaattaagaGAATATAATTCTTTTTGTGCGATTTTGTTTTTCATATTTTCATTTAAAATgttaattttcatttttttatgaaTGTCAAAAACCTTATATCTGTCAGGTGAGCGattataataataaatttaataaataatttggATAGATAGTTCAATTTGTTAGTATTTTTAAAGGaaaaacattttttatttttaaaattattaattattttatgatGTTGTAATTTATCGGTTGACTTAATAATGTAATGTATTTTTATATTACTAATGTATTACTACGGTTTAAAAAACATTAT from Lathyrus oleraceus cultivar Zhongwan6 chromosome 7, CAAS_Psat_ZW6_1.0, whole genome shotgun sequence encodes the following:
- the LOC127101488 gene encoding protein LPA2 — protein: MALQTQFATYFTTKIYHHSFSPILTVRSEKQSEPSDSIPKKSGVGFGPSNVNTKRKQNTKRKQKGQRERASIIRRNPVEKPALVSEPEPVQQEQGAYENAFILAWLGFGSVILVEGLALAASGFFPEKWDKIFVKYLYPSFTPTVFLFVAGAIAFGVVKYKQNEKLTERK